One region of Ovis canadensis isolate MfBH-ARS-UI-01 breed Bighorn chromosome Y, ARS-UI_OviCan_v2, whole genome shotgun sequence genomic DNA includes:
- the LOC138431473 gene encoding LOW QUALITY PROTEIN: zinc finger protein 280B-like (The sequence of the model RefSeq protein was modified relative to this genomic sequence to represent the inferred CDS: substituted 1 base at 1 genomic stop codon), translated as MELPCMLREEEQEPEVRKREGETKQVDDADDDEVILVGVEHVNEDADVIFVGMSSASKPVISNILNRDTPGSYSRRKRYGHFRRGNAHRLQPISHVTPTSESKTVFPVSDSDSRSIGSPIIIEPPSQADYKNISPQIVPDCFSKELCSSLITFTSSLQHPVETAVSAGDMNKSPHVSKRVSSCETNRRNPRRPKLSDGIVGEHSLGFSPSGFFHTETTQQSTPDRVHTSLSHVQNGEPCPTPFPNDSVHCKPVRPLGESGRTKTDFPSLASPNKIGDPTEGNLIVLLRDFYYGKHGGVGXPEPKTHTTFKCLSYLKVLKKVKFMNHMKHHLELERQRGDSWKTHTTCQHCLRQFPTPFQLQSHIESVYTAQEPSAVCHICELSFKTDQVLLEHMKDNHKPGEMHYVCQVCSYRSSFFANVDAHFRAYHGNTKNLLCPFCLKLFKTATAYRRHHRGHWEKSFHQCSKCRLQFLTSKEERDPKTQCHQMFKKPKQLEGLSPETKIVIQVSLEPLQPGLVEVASITVNTSDFESSPPKSKRRRSKKEKK; from the coding sequence atggaactcccatgtatgttacgtgaagaagaacaagagccagaagtacggaaaagggagggagagacgaaacaagtagatgatgctgatgatgatgaagtgatcttggttggagtggaacatgtaaatgaagatgctgacgtgatctttgttgggatgagctcagcttcaaaaccagtcatttcaaacatactgaacagagataccccaggttcttattcaaggagaaaaaggtacggtcacttcaggagaggtaatgctcacagattacagcctattagtcatgtgactcctacatcagaatCAAAGACTGTCtttccagtgtctgactctgactcaagaTCCATaggtagtcctattattattgaacctccgtctcaagctgattataaaaatatttcaccacaaatagtgcctgattgcttttcgaaggagttatgttcttctttgattaccttcacaagttcattgcagcatccagtagaaacagcagtttctgcaggagatatgaataaaagtcctcatgtatcaaagcgagtttcctcttgtgaaacaaatcgcagaaatcccagaaggcctaaactcagcgatggcattgtaggggaacattctttaggtttctccccgtcaggtttttttcatacagagaccactcagcaaagcacaccagaccgtgtccatacctcactaagccatgttcagaatggagaaccttgtccaacaccttttccaaacgacagtgttcattgcaagcctgtaagacctttaggggaaagtggacggacaaaaactgattttccaagtttggcaagtccaaacaaaattggtgatcccacagaaggaaatctgattgtgttacttcgcgACTTCTACTATGGCAAGCATGGAGGAGTTGGGTAGCCAGAACCGAAGACCCACACGacgtttaaatgcctcagctacttgaaagttctaaaaaaggtcaagtttatgaatcacatgaagcaccatttggaacttgagaggcagagaggtgacagctggaaaacccacaccacctgccagcactgcctccgccagtttccgactcccttccagctgcagagtcacattgaaagtgtctacacggcccaggagccctctgcagtctgtcacatctgtgagttgtcctttaagacagatcaggttctcttagagcacatgaaagacaatcataagcctggtgaaatgcactatgtatgccaggtttgcagttaccgatcatcattttttgcaaatgtggatgcacatttcagagcataccatggtaacaccaagaatttactttgcccgttttgtctcaaactttttaaaactgcaacagcatacagacgtcatcatcgagggcactgggaaaagagttttcaccagtgttccaaatgtcggctacagtttttaacttccaaagaggagagggatcccaagacccagtgtcatcaaatgtttaagaagcctaagcagctagaaggattgtctcctgaaacaaaaattgttattcaggtatcactggaaccccttcagccaggattggtggaagttGCATCCATTACGgtgaacacatctgattttgaatcatcaccccccaaatctaaaaggaggaggtcaaaaaaagaaaaaaaatag